The Helicobacter fennelliae nucleotide sequence CAAATCGCTTAAAGGCTAGGATTTAGATTCTATGGAAATTAGATTCTAGCATTCCCTATAAACCCCAAAATCTCCTCATAAGTTAAATTACTCAACTCTCCAATAAGCCTTGCGTGCGAGTCAAGAAGATACAAAGATGAACTATGCGCAATAGAATAATCTAGCGCAGAATCATCAAGCAAAATCCGCTGATATTTGACACCATAACGCGCGGTTACCACATCAAGCTCATCTTGACTTAGTGATAATCCATAGGCGTTTGGATAGAAATATTTTGCATATCGATCAAGGCTTTTTACATCATCTCTTTGGGGATCAAGACTCACAAAAAAAAGTGCAATATCATCTGCCCTACTCTCTTGCAGTGCAAGAGACAAAAGCGTGAACGTCATCGGGCATACATCAGGGCAAGACATATAGCCAAAATACACAATTTTTCGCTGATTTTTAAAATCGCTCAATTTGATTGTGCCATGTATGCTTTGTGCGCTAAAGTCAAATTTAGAAGAATTTTTGTAGCAATAAAAACCCCATACCGCCAAGCCCAGCACGC carries:
- a CDS encoding SCO family protein — protein: MKKFFGMVVGICVLGLAVWGFYCYKNSSKFDFSAQSIHGTIKLSDFKNQRKIVYFGYMSCPDVCPMTFTLLSLALQESRADDIALFFVSLDPQRDDVKSLDRYAKYFYPNAYGLSLSQDELDVVTARYGVKYQRILLDDSALDYSIAHSSSLYLLDSHARLIGELSNLTYEEILGFIGNARI